A window of Cryptomeria japonica chromosome 3, Sugi_1.0, whole genome shotgun sequence contains these coding sequences:
- the LOC131074371 gene encoding CBL-interacting protein kinase 2, protein MAKMQMNGTRMLMGKYELGKLLGQGTFGKVYYAKNTKTGQVVAIKAIDKEKVLKVGMTEQIKREISVMRLVRHPNIVQLFEVMASKTKIYFVMECVKGGELFNKVAKGKLKEDAARKYFQQLISAVDFCHSRGVYHRDLKPENLLLDESGNLKVSDFGLSAVTQQLRQDGLLHTTCGTPAYVAPEVITRKGYDGAKADVWSCGVILFVLMAGYLPFHDPNLMVMYNKICKGEFKCPSWFSYDVRRLLNKLLDPNPKTRITIPQLMEVPWFRKNFKPVHFEIEDDDLVSSSFDEVSSEMSQNSSPDNTPVKKPASLNAFDIISFSRGFDLSRLFEEKNVAKSEKRFTSTQSFSNISSKLEEAAKLLNFNVKKTDCKIKMQGNKNGRKGNLVVATEIFEVTPSFFVVELRKACGDTIEYEKFCNQELKPALKDIVWVWQDDDQ, encoded by the coding sequence ATGGCAAAAATGCAGATGAATGGAACTCGCATGTTGATGGGCAAGTATGAATTAGGCAAACTGTTGGGACAGGGTACGTTTGGGAAGGTCTATTATGCAAAAAATACAAAGACAGGTCAAGTTGTGGCAATCAAGGCCATTGACAAAGAGAAAGTTCTTAAAGTGGGCATGACAGAGCAAATCAAAAGAGAAATCTCTGTGATGAGACTGGTCAGGCATCCCAACATTGTACAGCTATTTGAAGTCATGGCAAgcaaaaccaaaatctattttgTAATGGAATGTGTTAAAGGAGGAGAGCTCTTCAACAAAGTTGCTAAAGGAAAGCTAAAGGAGGATGCAGCAAGGAAGTATTTCCAGCAGCTTATCAGTGCAGTGGACTTTTGTCACAGCAGAGGAGTTTATCACAGAGATCTGAAGCCAGAAAATTTGCTTCTAGATGAGAGCGGCAATCTTAAAGTCTCAGACTTTGGATTAAGTGCAGTTACTCAACAGCTGAGGCAAGATGGTCTCTTGCATACTACTTGTGGTACTCCTGCATATGTTGCCCCTGAGGTGATCACTAGAAAAGGCTATGATGGTGCCAAGGCAGATGTATGGTCATGTGGGGTtattctatttgttttgatggctGGTTATCTGCCTTTTCATGATCCCAATCTGATGGTCATGTATAATAAAATCTGCAAGGGAGAATTCAAATGCCCATCTTGGTTTTCATATGATGTTAGAAGGCTATTGAACAAGTTGTTAGATCCCAATCCGAAGACCCGGATCACTATTCCCCAGTTGATGGAAGTTCCATGGTTCAGAAAGAATTTCAAGCCTGTGCATTTTGAGATAGAGGATGATGACCTTGTCAGCAGCAGTTTTGATGAAGTGAGCTCCGAGATGAGTCAGAATTCATCCCCTGACAACACCCCTGTAAAGAAGCCAGCAAGCTTAAATGCATTTGATATCATTTCTTTTTCTCGTGGCTTTGATCTATCACGTCTGTTTGAAGAGAAAAACGTTGCGAAAAGTGAGAAGCGCTTCACATCTACTCAGTCATTTTCTAATATAAGCTCAAAGCTTGAGGAAGCAGCTAAGCTTTTGAACTTTAATGTGAAGAAAACAGATTGCAAAATCAAGATGCAGGGAAATAAGAATGGCAGGAAAGGGAATTTGGTAGTTGCTACAGAGATTTTTGAAGTGACACCTTCATTCTTTGTAGTGGAGTTGAGAAAAGCCTGTGGTGACACCATAGAATATGAGAAATTCTGTAATCAGGAGCTCAAACCTGCTCTCAAAGACATTGTGTGGGTTTGGCAAGATGATGATCAGTAG